A stretch of the Thermus thermophilus genome encodes the following:
- a CDS encoding glycosyltransferase family 2 protein, whose translation MESSGTKTPLVSIVINNYNYGRFLKDAIESALGQIYPLTEVIVVDDGSTDDSREVIAGYGERVRALFKENGGQASAFNAGFALTKGDVVIFLDADDLLLPHAVERAIAVWKPELSKVQWRLQLVTEDLRPLPATWPGERPMPSGNFREVVLKWGYYPSPPTSGNAFSRWFLEKILPMPEAEWRIAADSYLLTLAAVYGEVVSIDEVLGYYRLHGGNFWYLGEEDAEKLERKLIQQLKINRLQKTLRQNHVIDERTRIRVYANPLEAKAEMAASLLFPQDPSLRASRGLTALRGIWAAARFPYMPSFWSRLRLALWFLLTALLPRPIAKKLAFMGIYPGSRPKWLVKLFRVAGKLGSR comes from the coding sequence ATGGAAAGTAGCGGCACTAAAACTCCCCTGGTCAGCATCGTCATCAACAACTACAACTACGGGCGTTTCCTAAAAGATGCCATCGAGAGCGCCCTGGGGCAGATCTATCCCCTCACCGAGGTCATCGTGGTGGACGACGGCTCCACCGATGACTCTCGCGAGGTGATAGCGGGCTACGGAGAGCGGGTGCGCGCGTTGTTCAAGGAGAACGGCGGGCAGGCTTCGGCCTTCAACGCGGGCTTCGCCCTCACCAAGGGGGATGTCGTCATCTTCCTAGATGCGGACGACCTCCTCCTTCCTCACGCCGTGGAGAGGGCCATCGCGGTCTGGAAGCCTGAACTCTCTAAAGTCCAGTGGCGCCTCCAGCTTGTCACGGAGGACTTGCGTCCCTTGCCCGCCACCTGGCCGGGGGAGCGCCCCATGCCCTCGGGGAACTTTAGGGAGGTCGTCCTCAAGTGGGGCTACTACCCTTCGCCGCCCACAAGCGGCAACGCCTTCAGCCGCTGGTTTTTGGAAAAGATACTCCCCATGCCCGAGGCGGAGTGGCGGATCGCCGCAGACTCCTACTTGCTCACGCTGGCTGCGGTATACGGAGAGGTAGTTTCCATTGACGAGGTGTTAGGGTACTATCGCTTGCACGGTGGAAACTTTTGGTACCTTGGCGAAGAAGATGCGGAAAAGTTAGAGCGCAAGTTGATTCAACAGCTAAAAATAAATCGCCTTCAGAAGACGCTCAGGCAGAATCACGTAATAGACGAAAGAACGAGGATCAGGGTTTACGCAAATCCCCTCGAGGCCAAGGCGGAGATGGCCGCTTCCCTCCTCTTTCCCCAGGACCCCTCTCTTAGGGCGAGCCGGGGGCTAACCGCTCTCCGGGGCATCTGGGCTGCGGCCCGATTCCCCTATATGCCCTCTTTTTGGTCCCGGCTCAGGTTGGCGCTCTGGTTTCTCCTCACGGCGCTTCTACCTAGACCAATAGCAAAAAAACTTGCCTTTATGGGCATCTACCCGGGCTCGAGGCCAAAGTGGTTAGTGAAGCTCTTTCGCGTAGCGGGTAAGTTGGGGAGTAGATGA
- a CDS encoding glycosyltransferase, with the protein MRIALFLPSLDGGGAERINLLLATGFLQKGAQVDLVLARAQGPYLEMVPRGVNLIDLRASRVLTSFPALVSYLKRENPFVLLSSLSHANVVAVWAREVARVPTKVLVAEHVPLKASYRNKHLRLNEQMVRSLMGGAYRRAEAVIAVSRGLGRELVEGFGLPKDKIRVIYNPVIQDELFEKAKEPVEHPWLLPGGPPVFLAVGRLVAEKNFELLIRAFARVRRERESRLLVLGEGPERARLEGLVRSLGLEEHVDMPGFVPNPYPYMAKASALVLSSLYEALPTVLIEGLALGVPVVATDCPYGPAEILEGGRWGILVPVGNEEALAQAMVEVLLKPPSEGERRVARESAIERFGLRKAVSEYWDIIQEITRNAS; encoded by the coding sequence ATGAGGATCGCCCTTTTTCTACCCTCCTTGGATGGCGGCGGCGCCGAGAGGATAAACCTTCTTCTCGCCACGGGTTTTCTTCAAAAGGGCGCACAGGTGGATCTGGTGTTGGCCAGGGCTCAAGGGCCTTACCTTGAAATGGTCCCTCGAGGCGTCAACCTGATCGATCTAAGGGCATCCAGGGTGCTGACATCTTTCCCTGCCTTGGTGTCCTACCTGAAGAGAGAAAACCCTTTTGTCTTGCTTTCCTCGCTGAGCCACGCCAACGTTGTGGCGGTCTGGGCGCGAGAAGTGGCACGAGTTCCAACAAAGGTGCTGGTCGCAGAGCATGTTCCCTTGAAAGCGAGCTACCGCAACAAGCATTTACGGTTGAACGAACAAATGGTGCGCTCCTTGATGGGCGGGGCCTACAGGAGGGCCGAGGCTGTCATAGCCGTTTCCAGGGGTCTTGGGAGGGAGCTGGTAGAGGGGTTCGGCCTTCCCAAGGACAAGATTCGGGTCATCTATAATCCCGTAATTCAGGACGAACTTTTCGAGAAGGCCAAAGAACCTGTTGAACATCCGTGGCTACTGCCTGGAGGGCCGCCTGTTTTTTTAGCCGTGGGCCGCTTGGTCGCGGAAAAAAACTTTGAACTTTTGATCCGGGCCTTCGCCAGGGTCAGGAGGGAAAGGGAGTCCCGCCTCCTCGTTCTGGGAGAAGGGCCTGAGCGGGCTCGCCTCGAGGGCCTGGTGCGAAGCCTTGGGCTGGAGGAACACGTGGACATGCCGGGGTTTGTCCCCAACCCCTATCCCTATATGGCCAAGGCCTCGGCCCTGGTCTTGAGTTCCCTATACGAGGCTCTGCCCACGGTGCTCATAGAGGGGTTGGCCCTGGGGGTTCCCGTGGTGGCTACTGACTGTCCCTATGGTCCTGCTGAGATCTTGGAGGGGGGAAGATGGGGTATACTAGTGCCCGTGGGAAACGAGGAGGCATTGGCTCAGGCCATGGTGGAGGTTCTCCTTAAGCCCCCCTCAGAGGGCGAGAGGAGGGTTGCTCGCGAGTCCGCCATAGAGAGATTCGGCCTCCGAAAGGCCGTGAGCGAATACTGGGATATAATCCAAGAGATCACCAGAAATGCGAGTTAA